A stretch of Carya illinoinensis cultivar Pawnee chromosome 14, C.illinoinensisPawnee_v1, whole genome shotgun sequence DNA encodes these proteins:
- the LOC122295041 gene encoding ankyrin repeat-containing protein At5g02620-like: MNPMEAVPELPETGQPSAPRKKMKKQLTGKREDTLLHSAVREGNLDVVVEILGGTGETELKELLAKQNYAGETALYVAAEYGSGDLVREIIKYYDLADAGIKARNGFDALHIAAKQGELEVLKVLMEAHPELTMTVDVTNATALHTAATQGHTEVVKLLLEAGSSLATIAKSNGKTALHSAARNGHLEVVKALLGKEPGITRRTDKKGQTAVHMAVKAQRNEVVVEELIRADPCSVNMVDNKGNTALHIATRKGRAQIVKIILGHRETDTQAVNKAGETALDTAEKTGHSEIAAILQEFGVQSAKNIKPQAPTGTARELKQTVSDIKHEVHHQLEHTRQTRRRVQGIAKRINKMHAEGLNNAINSTTVVAVLIATVAFAAIFTVPGQYADDPQNIPPGLSLGEANIAPKAPFIIFFIFDSIALFISLAVVVVQTSVVVIESKAKKQMMAIINKLMWLACVLVSVAFLALSFVVVGESEKWLAIGVTIIGTTIMAATLGTMCFWVIRHRIESSNLRSIRKSSLGSRSRSWSISVMSDSEILNNEYKKMYAI, from the exons ATGAATCCGATGGAGGCAGTGCCTGAGCTGCCAGAAACAGGGCAGCCCAGCGCGCCTCggaaaaagatgaagaaacagTTAACTGGAAAACGCGAGGACACGCTCTTGCATTCTGCGGTGAGGGAAGGAAATCTTGATGTTGTGGTAGAAATCCTTGGCGGCACCGGTGAGACCGAGCTGAAGGAATTGTTGGCTAAGCAAAATTATGCTGGCGAGACAGCTCTTTATGTTGCGGCAGAATACGGTTCTGGTGATTTAGTTAGGGAGATCATCAAGTACTATGATCTTGCTGATGCAGGCATCAAAGCAAGAAATGGCTTCGATGCATTACACATTGCTGCAAAACAAGGAGAATTGG AGGTATTGAAGGTTCTAATGGAGGCCCATCCAGAATTGACTATGACAGTGGATGTGACAAACGCGACGGCTTTGCACACAGCTGCAACACAAGGGCACACAGAGGTTGTGAAGCTTTTGTTGGAGGCAGGAAGCAGTCTGGCAACCATTGCAAAAAGTAATGGGAAAACAGCTTTGCATTCTGCAGCAAGAAATGGTCATTTGGAGGTTGTGAAAGCGCTGCTGGGAAAGGAGCCTGGGATTACAAGAAGAACAGATAAGAAGGGGCAGACAGCAGTGCACATGGCAGTGAAAGCACAGAGGAATGAGGTGGTGGTAGAGGAGTTGATTAGGGCTGATCCTTGTTCAGTTAACATGGTTGACAATAAGGGCAACACCGCTTTGCATATAGCAACCAGGAAGGGCAGAGCTCAG ATTGTAAAGATAATTCTCGGACACAGAGAGACAGACACACAAGCTGTCAACAAGGCTGGTGAAACTGCCCTTGACACAGCCGAGAAAACTGGCCACTCTGAAATCGCAGCCATTCTTCAGGAGTTTGGGGTTCAGAGCGCCAAAAATATCAAGCCTCAAGCACCAACAGGCACTGCCCGGGAATTAAAACAAACTGTAAGTGACATTAAGCATGAAGTTCACCATCAGCTAGAGCATACTCGACAAACCAGAAGACGTGTTCAAGGCATTGCCAAACGTATCAATAAAATGCATGCAGAAGGTCTTAACAATGCAATCAACTCCACAACCGTTGTGGCTGTCCTCATTGCCACAGTTGCATTTGCAGCCATATTCACAGTCCCTGGCCAATATGCTGATGACCCACAAAACATTCCTCCTGGACTCTCCCTAGGGGAAGCCAATATTGCTCCAAAAGCTcccttcatcatcttcttcatcttcgattCCATCGCCCTCTTCATTTCCCTAGCTGTTGTGGTGGTGCAGACCTCAGTTGTAGTTATAGAAAGCAAGGCAAAGAAGCAGATGATGGCAATCATCAACAAACTAATGTGGTTAGCCTGTGTGCTTGTTTCAGTGGCATTCTTGGCTCTTTCATTTGTTGTGGTGGGTGAGAGTGAAAAGTGGCTGGCAATTGGAGTTACAATTATAGGAACAACCATAATGGCTGCTACTTTAGGTACCATGTGTTTTTGGGTAATTAGGCACCGAATCGAGTCTTCAAATCTGAGGAGCATTCGGAAGTCATCGTTGGGAAGCAGATCAAGATCTTGGTCAATATCAGTGATGTCAGACTCTGAGATCCTGAACAATGAATACAAGAAAATGTATGCAATTTGA
- the LOC122294925 gene encoding golgin subfamily A member 6-like protein 22, which translates to MSPSPTPTRCSDAIVDSVFDIDSDQMHAHEVIEPDRPIGRKAEKGKRKAQGRQAEENFQLRKMKYTLLEESRAQEKEFYRLKAEKMEYDKEIEARKLQLEDERLRLEAEKMSLDREKELSKIRQEDERLWLEAEKVEIAKKESDQRIMMMDVSVMPEMQRLYFQQLQREIMVRRIRDANLD; encoded by the coding sequence ATGTCCCCATCCCCGACCCCAACTCGATGTTCTGACGCTATAGTTGATTCAGTTTTTGATATCGACTCGGATCAAATGCATGCTCATGAAGTTATCGAGCCCGACCGACCAATTGGaaggaaagctgagaaaggaaaacgaaaggccCAAGGCAGGCAAGCAGAGGAGAATTTCCAACTCAGGAAGATGAAATATACTCTTTTGGAGGAGTCACGcgctcaggagaaagagttttatcgcCTTAAAGCCGAGAAGATGGAGTATGACAAGGAGATAGAGGCCAGAAAATTACAACTTGAGGATgaaagactgaggttggaggccGAGAAGATGTCGCTTGATCGAGAAAAAGAGCTCAGTAAAATCCGGCAAGAGGACGAACGGCTGTGGTTGGAGGCTGAGAAAGTGGAGATCGCGAAGAAGGAATCAGATCAGCGCATCatgatgatggatgtgagtgtcatgccagaaatgcagcggctttatttccagcaactccagAGGGAAATCATGGTGAGACGCATTAGAGATGCCAATTTGGATTGA